A genomic window from Astatotilapia calliptera chromosome 12, fAstCal1.2, whole genome shotgun sequence includes:
- the lrrtm4l2 gene encoding leucine-rich repeat transmembrane neuronal protein 4, translating into MGSVMLDWRLSCLLLQAAVLLLLSKGERMCPVSCRCEGKIVYCESGIFHDVPENITTGCQGLSLRYNNLQVLLPYHFAHLGQLVWLYLDHNSINAIDALAFHGVRRLKELILSSNKISHLHNNTFSAIPNLRNLDLSYNQLQSLHPGHFYGLRKLQNLHFRSNGLKQILVRTFLDCRSLEFLDLGYNRLRSLTRTAFLGLFKLRELHLEHNQFTRINFFIFPRLSNLQALYLQWNRIRFINQGVPWTWQKLQKLDLSGNEIQILDPAVFQCMPNLQILNLESNKLSSVPVEAVAAWTSLTTISLAGNAWDCSPSICPLMTWLRTFKDSKEISMICSSPKSVQGERVVDVVRNHSVCIDMLNVFSTTFIIRGSAEIVNITAPPSPSDVTDLAAQTSTASPDQPGRTDRETTESITMSSTAHNSPETPTSFIPELQFEHMAFHKIIAGSVALFLSVSLILLVIYVSWRRYPNTMRQLQQHSVNHKRRKKARKQEQDLNSQLQEYYLSYHSNSETMDSLVNEPRPCTCTISGSIECEV; encoded by the exons ATGG GTTCTGTGATGTTGGACTGGCGGTTATCATGTCTTCTTCTGCAGGCAGCCGTTTTGCTGCTGCTCAGCAAGGGGGAGAGGATGTGCCCCGTGAGTTGTCGCTGCGAGGGAAAGATTGTTTATTGTGAGTCGGGCATCTTCCACGACGTTCCAGAAAACATCACCACGGGATGCCAAGGTCTGTCTCTGCGTTACAACAACCTGCAGGTTCTGCTGCCGTACCACTTCGCTCATCTTGGTCAGCTTGTGTGGCTTTACTTGGACCACAACTCAATCAATGCCATAGATGCTTTAGCTTTCCACGGGGTGCGCAGGCTGAAAGAACTGATCCTGAGCTCAAACAAAATATCCCATCTGCACAACAACACATTCAGTGCCATACCAAACCTGAGGAATCTGGACTTATCCTATAATCAGCTGCAGTCTCTCCATCCCGGACATTTCTACGGGCTGCGCAAGCTACAGAATCTCCACTTCAGGTCCAATGGACTGAAACAGATCCTCGTTCGTACTTTTTTGGATTGCCGCAGCCTGGAGTTCCTCGACCTGGGTTATAACCGCTTGCGGAGCCTCACCCGCACCGCGTTTTTGGGGCTGTTCAAGTTGAGGGAACTTCATTTAGAGCACAATCAATTTACCAGgattaatttctttattttcccaCGCCTCAGCAACCTCCAGGCTCTTTATTTGCAATGGAACCGCATACGATTCATCAATCAAGGTGTGCCGTGGACTTGGCAGAAACTTCAGAAACTGGACCTCTCGGGGAATGAAATCCAAATCTTGGATCCCGCTGTTTTCCAGTGCATGCCAAACTTACAGATACTGAACCTCGAATCAAACAAGCTGAGTAGCGTGCCTGTGGAGGCTGTGGCAGCATGGACTTCGCTGACCACCATCAGCCTGGCAGGTAACGCCTGGGACTGCAGCCCCAGCATCTGCCCTCTCATGACATGGCTGAGAACCTTCAAAGACTCCAAAGAAATCAGCATGATATGCAGCAGTCCCAAGTCTGTGCAGGGCGAAAGAGTGGTGGACGTAGTGAGAAACCACTCAGTATGCATAGACATGTTAAATGTGTTCTCGACCACTTTCATCATTAGGGGTTCAGCTgaaattgtgaacatcacagctccCCCGTCTCCCTCTGATGTTACAGACCTGGCTGCACAGACATCCACTGCTTCACCTGACCAGCCTGgcaggacagacagagagacaacaGAGTCCATAACTATGAGCTCTACAGCTCACAATTCCCCCGAAACACCTACATCATTTATCCCTGAGCTACAGTTTGAACATATGGCTTTCCATAAAATCATTGCGGGCAGCGTAGCCCTGTTCTTGTCAGTGTCATTGATTCTGCTGGTTATTTATGTCTCGTGGAGGCGCTACCCCAACACCAtgaggcagctgcagcagcactcAGTCAACCATAAGCGCAGAAAAAAGGCCCGCAAGCAGGAACAGGACCTTAACTCTCAGTTGCAAGAGTACTATCTGAGCTACCACTCAAACTCGGAGACAATGGACTCCTTGGTGAACGAGCCAAGGCCGTGCACGTGCACTATATCAGGATCAATAGAATGCGAGGTCTGA
- the LOC113033278 gene encoding leucine-rich repeat transmembrane neuronal protein 4 isoform X3, producing the protein MQQRSLSKRKSRHRANMGLFVLFRWLVFTVVVPSWLLAVPSGIRERPCPQSCRCDGKIIYCESNAFRDVPNNVSVGTQGLSLRYNSLVSLRAHQFAGLSQLVWLYLDHNYINAVDGQAFHGIRRLKELILSSNKITQLKNNTFHDVPNLRNLDLSYNKLQVLQPNQFWGLRKLLSLHLRSNSLKTVPMRVFLDCRNLEFLDIGYNRLRSLTRNAFAGLLKLIELHLEHNQFSKINFAHFPRLTNLRALYLQWNRIKLLTQGLPWMWTSLQKLDLSGNELQVLDPSTFQCLPNLQTLNLDSNKLTNVSQQTVDAWISLTTISLAGNLWYCNPNVCPLVSWLKAFKGNKEFTMICTSPKEAQGEKVTDVVETYNICTATPTPIPSTTLPLTTAFQPELKPLPTQSAVDKKLTWNRTASPTPSEASPTIPLPDTEYVSFHKIIAGSVALFLSVAIILLVIYVSWKRYPSSIKQLQQRSAVKKRQKKARETERSFNSPLQEYYVDYKPSHSETMDVLVNGTGPYTYTISGSRECEV; encoded by the exons ATGCAACAGAGATCCCTGAGCAAGAGGAAGAGCCGACACCGAGCAAATATGG gactttttgtgcttttcagaTGGCTTGTGTTCACTGTGGTGGTGCCCTCCTGGCTGCTTGCTGTTCCAAGCGGCATCCGTGAGCGTCCCTGCCCCCAGAGCTGTCGATGTGATGGGAAAATAATATACTGCGAGTCCAATGCCTTCCGTGACGTGCCAAACAACGTGTCTGTCGGCACACAGGGCCTGTCTTTGCGTTATAACAGCCTGGTGAGCCTTAGAGCCCACCAGTTTGCGGGCCTCAGTCAACTAGTTTGGCTCTATCTTGACCACAACTACATCAATGCCGTGGATGGCCAGGCTTTCCACGGGATAAGGAGGCTCAAAGAACTGATTCTCAGCTCCAATAAGATCAcgcagctgaaaaacaacactTTCCACGACGTCCCGAATTTGCGTAACCTAGACCTTTCCTACAACAAACTGCAGGTCCTCCAGCCTAATCAGTTCTGGGGTTTACGGAAGCTACTCAGTTTACACTTGAGGTCAAACTCCCTAAAAACAGTCCCGATGCGCGTTTTCCTCGACTGCCGTAACCTGGAGTTCCTCGATATTGGCTACAACAGGTTGAGAAGCCTCACACGTAATGCCTTTGCGGGACTCCTGAAGCTCATCGAGCTCCATTTGGAGCACAACCAGTTTTCTAAGATAAATTTCGCTCATTTCCCTCGCCTGACTAACCTGCGGGCTCTCTATCTGCAGTGGAACCGCATCAAACTGCTAACGCAGGGCCTGCCATGGATGTGGACTTCCTTGCAGAAGTTGGACCTCTCAGGAAATGAGCTCCAAGTGTTGGATCCAAGCACATTTCAATGCCTGCCTAACCTTCAGACTCTCAACCTGGACTCCAACAAGCTCACTAATGTCTCTCAGCAGACAGTGGATGCTTGGATCTCCCTCACAACCATCAGTTTGGCCGGTAATTTGTGGTACTGTAACCCCAACGTTTGCCCTCTGGTGTCCTGGCTCAAAGCCTTCAAGGGTAACAAGGAGTTTACAATGATATGTACCAGCCCTAAGGAGGCACAAGGAGAGAAAGTTACAGATGTGGTGGAGACCTACAACATCTGTACTGCAACTCCGACCCCTATCCCCTCAACGACATTGCCCCTCACAACGGCGTTTCAGCCTGAGCTGAAACCTCTCCCCACGCAGTCTGCGGTGGATAAAAAGCTAACCTGGAACAGGACAGCCTCTCCAACTCCTTCCGAGGCCTCCCCCACTATCCCATTACCAGACACCGAGTATGTGTCCTTCCACAAGATCATAGCCGGTAGCGTGGCCCTCTTCTTATCTGTGGCTATAATTCTGCTGGTTATCTATGTGTCGTGGAAGCGCTAtcccagcagcatcaaacaGCTTCAGCAGCGCTCTGCGGTTAAGAAGCGCCAGAAAAAGGCACGGGAGACCGAGCGCTCCTTTAATTCACCACTGCAAGAGTACTATGTGGACTACAAGCCTTCACACTCAGAGACTATGGATGTGCTGGTTAATGGGACAGGACCTTACACATACACCATCTCAGGCTCCAGGGAATGTGAGGTATGA
- the LOC113033278 gene encoding leucine-rich repeat transmembrane neuronal protein 4 isoform X2 gives MQQRSLSKRKSRHRANMGLFVLFRWLVFTVVVPSWLLAVPSGIRERPCPQSCRCDGKIIYCESNAFRDVPNNVSVGTQGLSLRYNSLVSLRAHQFAGLSQLVWLYLDHNYINAVDGQAFHGIRRLKELILSSNKITQLKNNTFHDVPNLRNLDLSYNKLQVLQPNQFWGLRKLLSLHLRSNSLKTVPMRVFLDCRNLEFLDIGYNRLRSLTRNAFAGLLKLIELHLEHNQFSKINFAHFPRLTNLRALYLQWNRIKLLTQGLPWMWTSLQKLDLSGNELQVLDPSTFQCLPNLQTLNLDSNKLTNVSQQTVDAWISLTTISLAGNLWYCNPNVCPLVSWLKAFKGNKEFTMICTSPKEAQGEKVTDVVETYNICTATPTPIPSTTLPLTTAFQPELKPLPTQSAVDKKLTWNRTASPTPSEASPTIPLPDTEYVSFHKIIAGSVALFLSVAIILLVIYVSWKRYPSSIKQLQQRSAVKKRQKKARETERSFNSPLQEYYVDYKPSHSETMDVLVNGTGPYTYTISGSRECEIHHPSCSSAVLVLFPSRSPVCLEP, from the exons ATGCAACAGAGATCCCTGAGCAAGAGGAAGAGCCGACACCGAGCAAATATGG gactttttgtgcttttcagaTGGCTTGTGTTCACTGTGGTGGTGCCCTCCTGGCTGCTTGCTGTTCCAAGCGGCATCCGTGAGCGTCCCTGCCCCCAGAGCTGTCGATGTGATGGGAAAATAATATACTGCGAGTCCAATGCCTTCCGTGACGTGCCAAACAACGTGTCTGTCGGCACACAGGGCCTGTCTTTGCGTTATAACAGCCTGGTGAGCCTTAGAGCCCACCAGTTTGCGGGCCTCAGTCAACTAGTTTGGCTCTATCTTGACCACAACTACATCAATGCCGTGGATGGCCAGGCTTTCCACGGGATAAGGAGGCTCAAAGAACTGATTCTCAGCTCCAATAAGATCAcgcagctgaaaaacaacactTTCCACGACGTCCCGAATTTGCGTAACCTAGACCTTTCCTACAACAAACTGCAGGTCCTCCAGCCTAATCAGTTCTGGGGTTTACGGAAGCTACTCAGTTTACACTTGAGGTCAAACTCCCTAAAAACAGTCCCGATGCGCGTTTTCCTCGACTGCCGTAACCTGGAGTTCCTCGATATTGGCTACAACAGGTTGAGAAGCCTCACACGTAATGCCTTTGCGGGACTCCTGAAGCTCATCGAGCTCCATTTGGAGCACAACCAGTTTTCTAAGATAAATTTCGCTCATTTCCCTCGCCTGACTAACCTGCGGGCTCTCTATCTGCAGTGGAACCGCATCAAACTGCTAACGCAGGGCCTGCCATGGATGTGGACTTCCTTGCAGAAGTTGGACCTCTCAGGAAATGAGCTCCAAGTGTTGGATCCAAGCACATTTCAATGCCTGCCTAACCTTCAGACTCTCAACCTGGACTCCAACAAGCTCACTAATGTCTCTCAGCAGACAGTGGATGCTTGGATCTCCCTCACAACCATCAGTTTGGCCGGTAATTTGTGGTACTGTAACCCCAACGTTTGCCCTCTGGTGTCCTGGCTCAAAGCCTTCAAGGGTAACAAGGAGTTTACAATGATATGTACCAGCCCTAAGGAGGCACAAGGAGAGAAAGTTACAGATGTGGTGGAGACCTACAACATCTGTACTGCAACTCCGACCCCTATCCCCTCAACGACATTGCCCCTCACAACGGCGTTTCAGCCTGAGCTGAAACCTCTCCCCACGCAGTCTGCGGTGGATAAAAAGCTAACCTGGAACAGGACAGCCTCTCCAACTCCTTCCGAGGCCTCCCCCACTATCCCATTACCAGACACCGAGTATGTGTCCTTCCACAAGATCATAGCCGGTAGCGTGGCCCTCTTCTTATCTGTGGCTATAATTCTGCTGGTTATCTATGTGTCGTGGAAGCGCTAtcccagcagcatcaaacaGCTTCAGCAGCGCTCTGCGGTTAAGAAGCGCCAGAAAAAGGCACGGGAGACCGAGCGCTCCTTTAATTCACCACTGCAAGAGTACTATGTGGACTACAAGCCTTCACACTCAGAGACTATGGATGTGCTGGTTAATGGGACAGGACCTTACACATACACCATCTCAGGCTCCAGGGAATGTGAG